The DNA region TCACGTATAAGGGCTAGCCGAGATTGAATGTAGTGGCACAGATAATCAGTTTCGTTAGAATCTAACAACACTTGTGTTTCGGTTTGTTTCACTAACCACTGCACCAAGCTAGCATCATCCAGTTGTAAGAGGAGCTTGGCTTGGGCAGTTTCAACCACTGACCAAAGCTGACGCATGATTGTAGGAGTCATCAGACCTCAATTGAATAATTAGCTTTGCTGTCTTTAGATTACACAATTACCATCGCACTTTACGACATGAATGTAGAAGCTGAGACAAGTATTATTAAAAAGTTAATAATGGTATTTAAAACTTTATGAAGATTAAGAATTTGAAACTTAGTTTTGAAAATGGGAATTGGGAATTGGCTATTAAGTAAAATGGCGTAAATAATTAAAGGTTTGTAGTAAGAACTTTAGTCCTAAAAGAAGGACTGAAGTCCTTGATACGAACTCAATTACAATAATTTTACAAAATTTAACATAGTTCAATTTATTCGCACCGACTTAGTTAGTTACGACTCATAATTTAACTAATGACTAATCACTAATGACTAATAAATAACTATATTAAATCATGAATCTGTCTTCTAGAATACAAAAATCTAAATTTTGAGGACAATGTTTCCCAGGAATTTAACAGCTTTTGGCTGTAGATGGACTCACAAAATCATGTAAATTTTCATCCCAAATACTAATGTAAATAAAATTACATTGTTGGCGGATAATCTGACCCTTAACTGAGCCATTATTAAAACTAAAATTATCAGATTGACGCTGTTGTACTTGTTTGAGTCCCTGCTTTATATTTTCCGTAGCTTGTCCACCTAACATTCCATTCAAGGTAGTCTCCATTACCTGCGGGTCTACCGATTCGGCAAAAGATACCTCAGTTTGACGCAGTACTTTAGAATTACGATCAAATAAGTAGCCGAGGTCAATTTTGTTTGGCACTAGTTTGTAAACGACAGCACGGGTATTACCCCATGCGCCTCTTAAATCTCGATTTGGTTTGCCGAGGGTAGCTTCTACGATGTTTCTTGATGTACCTGTAGGAAATGCGGGAACGCTTTGCCTGCTGGTAGTGGCAGCTAATTTACTACGCGGCTTCTTTTGTGGCGTAGAACGCATTTCTGGTGTGGGAACTGGGCTGGCATTGCCCAAAGCAGGTATCGCCTCATTCTCTGGTTCTGGGTGTGGTGTGGAGACTACTGGCGCTGGAGTATCTGAAGTTACAGGTTCCTTCTCTGGCTGTGGTATAGATATAACTGGGGGATCAGAGGTTGGCAAAGGATCGGGAATTACTCGCCGTCGTGCTGGTGAAGTCGGCACAACTGGAACTGGAGAAGTTTGGGAAGAAACAGGCGGTTCGCTAGATGCAGGAGTGGGCAAAGATGGCGATGGAGTAGGGCTTGTGGCAATAGTTGTTTCTGGTTGTTGCTGACGAGTGATGTTAGAAATTGCTACTGCACTAAGCAAGCCGCCTATAAGCAAACTACCAACAATCGCAGCAGGTTTTTGCCAGTTTCTATCAGAGGAAGACGGTGCAGCAGAATTTTTTTGCGGAGAATACAATGGCTGAGTTTGTCTCGCTGTCGTGGGAGAAAAGCTAACTGTAGGAGTATTTGCAGCTAACTCAGTAGGTATATTACTAGCAGACTGCAAAGCGTGTAGCATTTTACTAGCAGTACTATAGCGATCGCCAGCATGAGGCTTAATAGCTTGATTGAGTACCTGAGCCAATTGGGAAGAGACATGAGGAGCGTGATCTTGCCAAAGTATTTCCCCAGTTTTGAGATCAGTTTGTAGTTCTTGCGGGTGTTTACCAGTCAGCAGATAAACTGCCGTTAAGCCTAAACTGTAGATATCTGTAGCGTAAACTGGGCGGCCAACCGCTTGTTCGCTAGGCATATAACCAGGCGTACCAATAACGAGCGATCGCGTCGGGTATCCCGGAGAACTCACCACCGAACGGATTGTTTCTTTGACTGCACCAAAATCAATCAAAACTGGCTTGCCATCAACAGAACGGAGAATAATGTTCTCAGGCTTAATATCCCGGTGAATAATGCCTTTGCTGTGGACATAATCTAAAACCGAAAGCAGACTCAAGAGAATTTGGCGAACAGCAGTTTCACTCTCAAATCCTTTAGCTTCGACAATTTTGGTTAAGGTTTGCCCGTGAATCCATTCTTGGACGAGGTAAAATTGCCCATTCTCAGAAAAGTAGGCATAGAGTTTCGGAATTTGGTTACTACTTTCACCCAAAAACTCCAAGGTTGCTGCTTCCCGTTCAAACCGTTGTTGGATAATTTGGTAGGTTTGCGGGTCATTATTGGTTATCGGCTTTAGTTGCTTGATTACACAGCGACGGCGAGAAGGCATGTGGACATCTTCTGCTAGAAAGGTTTCGCCAAACCCACCAGCGCCGATTACCTGGATAACTTGATAACGATTGTTTAGCAGGGTTATTGTCATGAAAAATCACAAGCGTAGACACCGGAGACATTTTGCCTCTGGGCTTGTCGTCAGACATGGCCCTTTCCAAATGTACATCAGATAAGTTCATGAGTTATGGATACTAAACCTCTTGCAAAAATCTATCCCCTTTTCCACATCCCGGATACTGTTGACGAAGTGGTAGGGATTCTAACCCATCAG from Nostoc commune NIES-4072 includes:
- a CDS encoding serine/threonine-protein kinase, translated to MTITLLNNRYQVIQVIGAGGFGETFLAEDVHMPSRRRCVIKQLKPITNNDPQTYQIIQQRFEREAATLEFLGESSNQIPKLYAYFSENGQFYLVQEWIHGQTLTKIVEAKGFESETAVRQILLSLLSVLDYVHSKGIIHRDIKPENIILRSVDGKPVLIDFGAVKETIRSVVSSPGYPTRSLVIGTPGYMPSEQAVGRPVYATDIYSLGLTAVYLLTGKHPQELQTDLKTGEILWQDHAPHVSSQLAQVLNQAIKPHAGDRYSTASKMLHALQSASNIPTELAANTPTVSFSPTTARQTQPLYSPQKNSAAPSSSDRNWQKPAAIVGSLLIGGLLSAVAISNITRQQQPETTIATSPTPSPSLPTPASSEPPVSSQTSPVPVVPTSPARRRVIPDPLPTSDPPVISIPQPEKEPVTSDTPAPVVSTPHPEPENEAIPALGNASPVPTPEMRSTPQKKPRSKLAATTSRQSVPAFPTGTSRNIVEATLGKPNRDLRGAWGNTRAVVYKLVPNKIDLGYLFDRNSKVLRQTEVSFAESVDPQVMETTLNGMLGGQATENIKQGLKQVQQRQSDNFSFNNGSVKGQIIRQQCNFIYISIWDENLHDFVSPSTAKSC